In Podospora pseudopauciseta strain CBS 411.78 chromosome 2 map unlocalized CBS411.78m_2, whole genome shotgun sequence, the genomic stretch GCCATGTTCGCCATGCCTGCCATGCCTGCCATGCTTGCCTACCTCCCATACCTCCCATACCTCCCATACCTCCCATACCTCCCATACCTCCCATATTTGCCATATTCACTATAATTGCCTTGCTCGCCATGTTGGCCATACTCTCCATGCTTTCCATACTCTCCATACTCTCCATACTCTCCATACTCTCCATACTCTCCATACTCTCCATACTCTCCATACTCTCCATACTCTCCATACTCTCCATACTCTCCATACTCTCCATGATCTCCATGCTCCATGCTCACCGTGCTCACCATGCTCACCATGCTCACCATGCTCACCATACTCATCGTGTTCACCGTGTTCACCATGACTGCCATGCTTGCCATGTTCATCATATTTACCATTTTTGCCATTTTTGCCATCCTCGCCATGTTCAATTGCACCTCTTCCCACAGCCCTTCCTGCCGCCCCCAGCACACTTTTCAGGCCCTTGCCAATCGCAATCAAACCTGCCAGCCATTGGCAGGTGGCCTGCAATGGCGGCATTGTGCGAAAACGGCCCACAAACCCCCGCACTTCGTCATCGTGAAGCCTGAaaacctcaacaccagccGTTATTGGCGAAGTTTTATGGGATGAGGTTGCACAAAGCGAGGCGTCTGATGTATTTAAACCGAAAAAACGTTTTGTGCGATATTTGGCGGCCTTCACCGGGCCGGAGGGCTAAAATGCAGCCATTTAGGGGCGAGTGATGGCCGGTGAGAGAGACCGGATGGAATTGACGGCGACGAGGTCACCCACAGAGTGCGGTCCAGTGAGGCGGTACGGTTAGGAAATGCAGCGGGCGtgccctcttcctctccctcttcctctccctcttcctctccctcttcctctccctcttcctctccctcttcctctccctcttcctctccctcttcctcttcctcacacacactctctctctccctcttcccacaCATCCACACACTccttcacacacacactccttcacacacacactcctTCACACACACTccttcacacacacactcctTCACACACACTccttcacacacacattcTTTCACACATGCCACCCCCAGCCTCTCCTCTATTAGGTGTGCCCCATTGCCGTcgttcccccctccctgaACGCTCTCCACTGTGCCCAGGTCTCTCTCTCCCTATCGCCCGCTGACAATTCCTGGCACGTCGTGGTGCACCAGAGCCACAGAACCACGCCGCTCTCCTCAAAGAGGTATGCCCCCTTCCAACACCGTTgttcccctctcccccgcgGGCCCCAGTGTGCCCTGAACGCCGGCTCCAATTCCCCTTCAATTGGCTTCACATCCCCTTCAATTTACCCTCAAAACCAGCATCAAATCCCCCTCCAAATGGCAGTCAACGGGCGTGTAATTTGACACCAATTCCTTGCAGTTCAACCAACCCACAAGCCTCTCTCCCCCTCGTCGAATGAAGCGGCCGGGGCCCTCGTCATCATGGGCAGCGAGGGAACAAAGCGTGAGGGGGTCGGGCAGGTGGCCAGAGAGAACGGGGGAGGGAATGCCGGCGGTGCGGTGACGGCTCCCGGCGATGAGGTGACGATTCCCGGCGGCCACGTTGGCAAgagccaccaacaacacatccGGGGCCGGCACGCGCCCCTTGACGGCACCCCGGAGGCTCTTGCGAGCCTCACCAAGAAAGCTCCCGCGGAGGCGgcaaagggggaggtgaatgGGGAGGTAGCCAACGCCATGATTTAGGGGGATGTGTGGGGGTGATCGTGGGCGGTGTGTGCTCTTTTTTTGGCGCGTTGATTTGATATCTGACTGGCCTATAGAGGCTTGCTATCAGAGGTGAACTGGGAACGGTGGAGATAGCGTTGATTTTGGCGTTCATATCGCGTTGAATTTGATATTGTGAAGTTCTTTTGGCATGTTGTTGAGCGTGAGCCCTCCTCCATGTGGGTGAGCCTCCCCTGTGTGGGTGTGCCTTGCCCGTGTGCGTGCCTCCTTCATGTGCGTGTGGCCCCTCCAGTTATATCAACCCCCCATGTGTGTATGCTGCCTTTATGTTTGCGCCCATGCTTTCTTCATGTATGGGCCTTCTCCACGTGTGTATGCCGTCCCCATGTGTGTGCCCATGCCCTCTCCATGTGCGTGTCCGTACCTTCTTTATGTGTGTGCCATGCCCTCTTCATGTGTGTGAGGCCATGCCCTGTCTATGTGTGTGGCCATGCCGTCTCCATGTGTGCATGCCCTCTCTGTGGGCATATGCCGCCTCCAGTGTTCACGCCTTCTCCACGTGTATTCCCACGCCTTACGAACGTGTGCGTGCCGCCTCCATATTGGTGCCCATGCCTTATCCATGTGCATGTACCTTCGCGTGGGTTCCATGTGTCACAATCGATAAGATCACAATCACAACTGATAAGGACTAATCGATAAACTCATAATTGATAGTACCAACTCTAGTAGTAGCATATAGGGATGTATATTGAGCAAAGGGATAGAGCCCATAAATATGCACATAAAGCAAATATAAGGTATCTTCATCAAGTGAAACAAGCTGAATTCAACAGTCATCCAACCCGCTATCTTGTCTTGTGCTATGCTAAAACCCGGGAGGCAGGTTTATTCCATGCCCAATCTctcaaagagagagagatatcTGAAACTGCCCTAAGAATACACAATGAAGGTCTCAAACATTGAGTTGGTAATAGCCCGCTCCAGGACAGCACATCCCAGAATGCCATTACATTGCCAATTGCTTCACATCCATCCCCTGATGAAGCAAGAAAATAATCCTTCCCCACAAGCTATGCTTGTTATTATTGTGCCAGAGCTAGACCAGAACCtactctcactctcaccagGAGAGAAGAGCAGACAAGGGTGCTCCGACGGTTGACAGAAGCGGTAAGGAACGCAAGAGATATTATATCTCGAGGGGGTGGCAGCATCACACAATGAAGTGGTGCTTGGcctgccctcctcccagaTCGACACACAGAATCTCGAACCAGTCGCGACCCCGGGTCTGGGAGGGAAGGGCATCAGGTTGTGTGAGAGCTTGAGTGTGTATTTCAACAAACAGCATCAAACAAAGTGAGCGTACAGCTTTTCATTAGTCATTAATCATCATGTCCTCAAAAGTGAGGGACGCGAATGTTAACGATAGCGAATAAAGCCTCGTGTTTGTGGTGTGTGGAGGGATCCTGGCTAGGTGTGCCGACCTCAAAGCGGATAAAAATCAACGCCAAGGTCTTATTAAGGCAACATCCAACAAGCAAGTCCTTTGTCTTCCTTCAAagagtaaaaaaaaaggcagcAAGTCTACCCCTAGACATTGGGCCCGGGCATTTATCGGCGGACGACGATGCCGTTGCGGCGGGAGCTGCGCTCAACGTACTCTTGCTCGTCCTCGGAAGAGGAGCACGAGTCCTCGTAGCCGCAGCGAGAACCGCCGCAGTCGAGACGGACGCGCTCACCTTTGCGGGTGATGCCGTAGCGCTCGCAGGTGCACGAGGAGCAGTCTGAGGATGGGGTGCTGTAGccggacgacgacgaggagttGTCGGAGCGGTACGAGAGCGAGGAGCCGACAGAGGAGACGGGAGAGACGGAAGCGCCAAAgtcggtgatgatgtcctCGGCGTCGTAGTCGTAGATGCCGGTGGCAGCAAAGTGGCTGGAGagctcatcctcgtcaaagtcgcCGTCCAAGATGTGGCGGGTAGCGTGGGGAGCTACGGGCTTGGGGGCCTTGATCTGGGACATGGAGAGAGGGCGACCCTTGGGGATGTCGGAGCTGACGGAGTGGCGCGAGGAAGACTTGCGGGAAGAGGACTtgctggaagaggaagactTGGAGGAAGACTTGGGGACGTCAAGGATGTTGAGGGCACGGCCGGTGGTGGGCTCAACGGTGGACTCCTCGGAGGGGTTGTGCGAGACGTGGTACCCATCGATCATGTAGTAGTACCAGTATCTTTGGCCGGCTTGAAGTGTGGTGGGCTGGAAGCGGAAGGTACCCTTCCATGTGCCGGACTTGGAGGAAGTCTTGTCCTTAGAGAGCGGGAGTTGGCCGGAGTAGTTGTCCCAGGAGCCGAGGAGATGGACGGTCTTGACACCGGAGGAAACACGGAGGTTGAATGAAAGCTGAATGGCGGACATTTTGAATGTGAGGCTGAAATAAACACGAGATGCTGATAATTAAACCGTCCCGAGAGAAAATAGCTTCGCGCTGTAAGGCGAGGCGAGCAAGTAAACCAATAGTTGTTTTTGAGGGTATTCGGAGGTGGCGATTAGGAAGTAGCTAGGACCAGCAAAGCTACAAtattttgatttttttgtGTATTAGTTGAATTAACAGAGCACAGCTCCGTGTAGAGGGGGAGGGtaaagaaagggggaggaggggaaaaacaaaaactgGTTTATTGTTTTTGAGGGCTtgctgaagaagagaagaagaaggacaggaAAAGAGGGTGAGGCCAGGGCCTTATATCATCTGGCGCCGAGTTGAACGAGAGGCGCACAACCAAGGGAGGATGGGCGGGACAAGAAGCCATCGGCCCAGTTTGAGAGACCACAGCATGGGGCGCATGGCCCCCAGCGAGCACTACAGATTGCCGgccgaggtggtgatggagggcCGAAGCCAATGAGAAAGAGGATTGGCGGATAGAGGCAGGGCCAtgcctgctgctgtgttCACAGTCGATATCACCCAGCTCGCAGAGTGCTACTGCACTGTGGGCGGCTAACACCAGCGGGACgttgtcggtggtgatgggaatcTTTTTTGGGAAACTCACAAGAGAGACAGAGAACATGAGAGACAGGAAATGCCCCGCACTTGTCAATCATCCAAGCTAGACAGCTTTAGGAATAGTCCGGCGTCTAAATCCTGGTCATCATTGACCAATCAGGTGTTACATTTCCAGATCACACACAGCTCATGCGGACGACGGCAGAGTCAGCCAATAATCGACACTGTCGCTACCCGCAAACCTGCGCGGTGCATGATGCGGCCGAgcatctcatcatcaactctCAGGACATTTTGTGAGTGGCTGCCCCTTTCGAGAATCAACCGTTGGAGCGAGAGGCTGGCCTTCCATCGCAGGATTACCTCCGAGTCCTACCCCACGAAGCATTGGCGTTGATGTCAAGGCAAATCACCATCTTGATATTCCCTCTGTATGCATCTCGCTGCAGCCTGCAAGCATGGGGACAATCTTTGCAGTAGGTGGCTGTCATCTTGTGGAGAGAGGCGGCCGCGGATTGGGCCGATAATCTGGCTTCTCACAGTTCACATGCCGGGTAAAGTCCTGAGCTGAATGTGCAGGTCATGATCGGGCTGGACCATCAAGAAGCATGCTGGAAGCCGTGGATTCTATGGCTCTGGGTTCTCTCGGACAAttccaccatcaacaacgccgccACAACGGCACATCGCTTCTTGGGGAAAGGCCATGGAAGCCGACTGCCGACTTCTTGGACACCTCTATCCGATGTCTGGCTTGGTGGATCTGCTCGCTTGCGCTTGTCGAGCTGGTCGTCCGGTAAAAGCGCTCATCCTCGCATGTATTGCGTATAATATTCAGACGAGGAGAGCTAATGCATGCAAGCAATCAGCTTGCCTTCTAGCTCAGCAGTAGCAGCCTAGCATTGGCGGGTATGAGGCATCATGATCACATCTCCACAGGAAGGAGGGTGGATTCCTGGACGTAAGAATGTGATATCGAGCTGCAAGAGACGATGTGCCAATGGCTTGCCGTGCACATAATAGCCGCCTCAGCTCTGCATGGGTTGGTCCGTACACCCATCCCGGTTCACCCATTACTTCACCTACCTTTAACTTATTTGGAAATGGGGTTATAGACACCAGAAGCTCGGAAAAGGCTAGGATTACAAACACAGAAAGCTCAGACTGTGTCTATAATCCTAGCCTTTTCTGTGTATAGTCTGAGCTATGATATTTTATTCCTGGCTTTGTCTGCGTATGATCTGAGCATTCTAAAGACAAGTTTGGGTCATATCAAGCTCAGGTTGAAAGAAGAAAGCGTGGATTACTATAGAATAAAAGACTTATTTACCTTGGATAAAAAAGAGCGGTAAATTCGGGCTGCAGGTAGTTTTATTCTCATTATTGAAAGGCCATCTACATTTGCTGAAGTATCGACAAGGTAAATCTTTTGACCCGAGGGCCTTACCTAGATTATTGAGAGTGAAGCTATCACCATGAGTTCATAATATGAGCTGTATGAGGCTATAATCTGAGCTGTATGAGGCTAATCTGAGCAATATAGTTTAAACAATAGTATAAAGTCCAAGCTACCTCTATCGACTTCCGGTAATTGATATATCTACAGTCAAAGCTACATGCCTTATGTCAACATTCTAGTAAAGGAATTCACATCCACCTTATCTACCTGCTTATCCAGGTATATCAACACACACTAAACAGATCCCAGCTATAAACGGCAACTTCACTATACACACTCTTCAACGCTTAGTCACCCATGCTCGTTGCGCGTCTTGTTCCAAGATCTATAGTCATCCCCAGGCTTCCTAAAATGTATTACTTAACAGAAGATTTTGCCGTCTACCTTCGAAGAAGCAAGCTATGTGCGGTGATGGGTGATGCGGTTGAACCATGACGGCTCGCAACACTGTTCACCACTACATGGTTTTTCCACATAATGACCCACCGCATCTCCCTCTACCACAATAGTCTCACTCCCCACATAACTCCCCACCACACACAGCTACTCCCCATGTCTCACCACACCCACCCGCATATCTCCTAGCTCTGACATCCACCACGTGTGGCAGCATCATATCTACAATAATACCCGGTAAAAATGTATAAGAGCTACAGCTATAATGTCTAAAAACAACATTTACAGTCCTAGATTAACTCCAAAATAAAAAATGCAAAGCTCAGATCAGGTCTAGATATATGACACACAAAGTTTGGATCAAGTTCAAAGTAACATGCTAAAGCTTAGGCAAGTCTGGAAATAAGATATACCAAATCTACCTAGATAAACTCCAACATATGATACAAGGCTCAGGTTAAGTCAAAAGAAAGATATATAAAGCTTGGATTAAGCGGGAAAACAAGAGTTTGAAACTTGGAACCAGTCTAGTAATAAGACATACACAGCTTAGATAAGGCTTCGATCAAATCCAGAGATAAGACGTACCAAGCTTAGATTAAGTCCATAAATCAGACACCCAACGCTCAGATTTAGCTCATATTAAGTCCACTATAAGCTTGGATCAAATGGTCGAGCAAAAAACGCCTGAGGATGACTAGATATTCCTAAGTGCGGGTTGCATTTGTCT encodes the following:
- a CDS encoding uncharacterized protein (COG:S; EggNog:ENOG503NWJ4), with the protein product MSAIQLSFNLRVSSGVKTVHLLGSWDNYSGQLPLSKDKTSSKSGTWKGTFRFQPTTLQAGQRYWYYYMIDGYHVSHNPSEESTVEPTTGRALNILDVPKSSSKSSSSSKSSSRKSSSRHSVSSDIPKGRPLSMSQIKAPKPVAPHATRHILDGDFDEDELSSHFAATGIYDYDAEDIITDFGASVSPVSSVGSSLSYRSDNSSSSSGYSTPSSDCSSCTCERYGITRKGERVRLDCGGSRCGYEDSCSSSEDEQEYVERSSRRNGIVVRR